The sequence below is a genomic window from Pseudomonadota bacterium.
TATGGTGCGAGACCGCTTAAGAGACTTATCCAGAAAAGATTGCAGGATGCCCTTGCCATGTTAATACTGAAAGGCGAGGTCAAAGAGGGCGCTACCATAACAATAGATGTTGATAACAAAGGGAATGTGGTGTTTCAGTAATGCTTAATAGCCAATTACCAAGCACCAATCACCAGACAAATTCCAATAACCAATTTTTCAACATCCAAACATTTTTTGTCTGGAATTTGTAATGTGGTTATTGGTGATTGGTTATTCAATGGTCATGAGCTAAATTTCCTTGACAACTCAATGAAATCGCTGGTATAAAATTCAATCACTGTAGGCGCATAGCTCAGTGGGGGAGCGCTACCTTGACACGGTAGAGGTCAGGGGTTCAATACCCCTTGCGCCTACCATTAAAATCAATGAGTTACAAATTATCATCTAATTCGTAACCCTATTTATTCAAGTTTGAACCCTTTCTCCCTGAACAGCTTCAGGCATACATCGACTACTTCACTGTCATAGAGAATCCCCTTATTCTGCTCTATCTCTTCAAGGGCTTTCTCAATACCAAGGGTGGGTCTGTAGGGACGGTGGGATGAGTATGTGTGTGGGGGAGGTAAGCGGTCGGCTGCATTGGTGTGTGAGGTGAAAAATATTCAGTTCATTATTCATAATGGGTCCACATGCGAATCACCTTTACAGTTCTAATGTCTGGCAGAACTTGATACACAAGACGATACTGAATATTAATACGACGAGAATAAGCTCCTTCTAAATCACCGACTAATCGCTCAAAAGGAGGCGGCTGCTGGAACGGGTCTTTGCTCAGAATATCCAAAAGGGGTTCAGTTTTTGAACGAAGACCTGTTTTTGCAAGTTTTTTGGCATCTCTCATGGCTTGCTTGGTGAAAACAAGTTGCCAATTTACCACTTGAGTTCCTTGCTGCATTTATCAACAGGGGTCTTTAGTCCTTTCCGAATTGATTCTCTCATCTTTGGGATTGAGAGCAAGTATAGAGTTTCCTGTATTGCCCGCCAGTCATCTTCACCAATCATGACAGCATTGTTTCTTTTTCCTGTAATCTGGATGGGCTCATGCGATGAAGCTGTTTCGTCCAGCAGTTTATACAGTTTTGCTCTTGCTTCACTGACTGTTAATGTTGTCATATTTATTACCTCCATTAATACGTATCATATTACGTACGTATTGTCAAATATTATCACCTCACTTATTTTTTATACTGCCTTGTCATTTTAGCAAACATCGGAACATATCC
It includes:
- a CDS encoding type II toxin-antitoxin system Phd/YefM family antitoxin — translated: MTTLTVSEARAKLYKLLDETASSHEPIQITGKRNNAVMIGEDDWRAIQETLYLLSIPKMRESIRKGLKTPVDKCSKELKW
- a CDS encoding Txe/YoeB family addiction module toxin; translation: MQQGTQVVNWQLVFTKQAMRDAKKLAKTGLRSKTEPLLDILSKDPFQQPPPFERLVGDLEGAYSRRINIQYRLVYQVLPDIRTVKVIRMWTHYE